The region AGGTGTGTATGGTGGTTAGTCTGTATTTGCCTGTGCCTCAAAGAGATGGGGACGGGGCCAGAGGACTGAGGATGGGGCCAGGAAATGGGACGGGATCAGGGGACGGGACGGGACCAGGGGACGGGGGATGGGGCCAGCGGATGGGGGATGGGGCCAGGGGAAGGGATGGGGTATGGGGCCAGGGGACGGGGGGATGGGGCCAGGGGACGGGACGGGGGATGGGGCCAGGGGACGGGACGGGGCAAGGGAACGGGACGGGGGATGGAACCAGGGGACGGGACGGGGGACGTGGCCAGGGGACGGTACGGGGTATGGGGCCAGGGGACGGGGTATGGGGCCAGGGGACGGGACGGGGGATGAGGCCAGGGGACGGGGGATGGGGCCAGGGGACGGGGGATGGGGCCAGGGGACGGGACGGGGGATGGAGACAGGGGACGGAGGATGGGGCCAGGGGACGGGGGATGGGGCCAGGGGACGGGGTATGGGGCCAGGGAACGGGGCCAGGGGACGGGACGGGGGATGGGGCCAGGGGACGGGGGATGGAGACAGGGGATGGGACGGGGGATGGGGCCAGGGGACGGGACGCGGGATGGAGACAGGGGACGGGACGGGGGATGGGGCCAGGGGACGGGACGGGGGACGTGGCCAGGGGACGGGACGGGGGACGGGGCCAGGGACTGGGACGGGGGATGGGGCCAGGGGACGGGACGGGGGATGGGGCCAGGGGACGGGACGGGGGATGGGGCCAGGGGACGGGATGGGGGATGGGGCCAGGGGACGGGACGGGACGGGACGGGGGATGGGGCCAGGGGATGGGACAGggggagtgatagagagaaaaagagagtgagagagaaatgaggggggGTTGATAGaaatgagagggggcagagacCAGTGGCTGCATTGAATTAATTTGCGGAGGTTTGTGCGACGGCGAGGCATCCCTTTTAACGATCACTAAATTGTTTTCTGACAGAACCCCACCAAGCTATTTCTCCCCCCGACATTTGATTTACATATGATCTTTAAACACCGGCAAGGGTGCGCTAGCTATTTGGTTATCATTCAAATCACTCGCCTTCCGTGTCACGCGCTGGGATAGGTCACTTTCCACACTCTGACTCCTGAGACaagctgggagagagggaggagagagggggaaagaggaatgTATAACTAATGAATTAAATTGATTTAAAGGGTGAAATCAATTCCTTTGCTGCCCGCAATGAAGACCTAGTGGTTCATTTAGCTAGGACCCTGCAAGCATGAGTATTAGCAGCCAAAAAGGGATTGGGAATGTAATTGGTGCTAAATGAAGTAGTGTACAGTAATGGGTGTAGAAACACTCTGAGGGAACCAAATGAAGTAGTGTACAGTACTGGAcaaccaactcagtggccttgtgttTAGAGGATCTGCCCTCAGATAAGAAGATTGGGTGTTCGATCCCCCGCTGAGTCCTACCAACTGTATACCTTTCGCTTCCCGGACATGTCTGAACACTATGAATACAAATGTGTATATAAATGAAAAATATGATGTTATGTAAAAAAGTACCATGCATGTAAACATCTATTTGGAGGCGGGGTTTGGGCCAATAATAAAAACTAATACgaacaaaaataatatttattgtATATCTGGAATTGCATATCAAAGTGGGAAGTTTTAGAATTGAATAAGGGGTAAAGTATGGAATTGAATAAGGGGTAAAGTATGGAATTGAATAAGGGGTAAAGTATGGAATTGAATAAGGGGTAAAGTATGGAATTGAATAAGGGGTAAAGTATGGAATTGTTTATAATATCTAACCTTAGGTGCTGAAAAATGCAtttacatgcacacaaacagTAAAGGGGGCTTGCTGTACATtatgcatgctcacacacacacacacacacacacacacacacacacacacacacacacacacacacacacacacacacacacacacacacacacacacaccaactatgTCCTGATTATTCATTTCTGTAGCGTTATAAAAGGGCCATTTATGATGTGTCTATGTCTGCAGCCTGACGAGGAGTGAATCTAGGGGAGATGCTGATTACAGAGAGGCCAATTACAGAGTCCAATGCAGACGCCGGGGTCCTGCACGTTATCGCAATTAAGGCTGATCTTTAGAATGGGAGGCACTTTTAGGAGAGCCTCTCTCCATCAAAATGGAACAGCTGAAAAGCAGAGTGACAAAATGACATTATCTGCCTGCTTGTTCTACACCACAGTTAATGTGAAGTGAGGTTTCGACATTAACAGGAGTCATAGTAAATGTAGTGCAGCATCTTTCAGACTGAGCTACATTAGGATGAAGCTTCATGTCAACTGTCAGTGTTAGCTGAGAGGGAAAAAATATAGGGCTTTGAAACCATTACAAACAATTGACTGACAAACCTCAAGAAAGACAACTAAGAAACAGTGTGGGTTCCACAGACTATTGTTTAATGCATtatgtatgaaaaataaaacgAATGAAAGTCTGTGTATTTTGTGGTTGAAATATAAAAGTGTAAaacatacatttacaaacatgTATTTATGTGGTGGTTGAGAAATCATATTTTGTCACAGTAAATATGGTAGTCTTGCTGTTTTTCTAAACCTCCATAGTCTGAACTCTTCAAGTCTAGTTTTATTTCACCAGTTCAAATTTTGAATGTGAGTTTTTTGAGGAGCAGTATGTGAAAATGTCTCTGAACATCCCATACCAAAgaggaaatatatattttaattcagCAATCATACAGGGAGGGAGAAGTACCCAAAAGATGAACACTCAAAATGAAATCTGCATGAAATCCGCAAATTATTCTCAGGGATCTGCCTTGAATATAATGAGCCCCTCTACAATCCTTCACATGATTCGGTAGGGTGTGGGAGAACTAGACAGTAGCTCTTATCTGAAAATAGCAGCAACTGAATAATAGAGGACCACTAAAATCAAAGAAAACAAAATAGGCATTgatttcccctctttctctgcttTTATGAATGTGttcctccatcactccccttcccCATCCCTCCAACCTGCATCACTCCCCTTCCCCATCCCTCCaacctccatcactccccttccccatccctccaacctccatcactccccttcccCATCCCTCCAACCTCCATCACCCCCCTTCCCCATCCCTCCAacctcccctttccccttccccatccctccaacctccatcactccccttccccatccctccaacctccatcactccccttccccatccctccaacctccatcactccccttcccAATCCCCCCAAccctcctcccattcctcctcccttccccttccccatccctccaaccctcctccccttcccaatccctccaaccctcctccccttccccatccctcctccccttccccatccctcctccccttccccttcccaatccctcctccccttcccaatccctcctccccttccccccctttataaccctcctccctttccccagACCTGTGTTCTTCCATCCCTCCCATTCTTCCCAAGACCCCGTTTCCCAGACTTCATTTTTACAAGACAGGTTTTAGTGAGTCaccagaacacagagagagaaaattagGGGGGGGGGAGTGATTGGGAAGACCAGGGTCAGTGTTTATTTTCACCCGTAGACCATAAACAACCTGGATGTAATCTCAAACAGAGAAATGCCAAATAACTTCAACCAAACCTGATTAAAAGGACAACAAAATAAACTTATTGGCAGCAGCAAGTTTATTTTCATTACAATCTTTTTTTTACTCTATAGCTGTGCAGTATTTCTTAGTTAAGTAACCATAAACACACTCCTAGAAATGTATTCACAACCCAATAAGCCCCAATACAGATAACCTTGTCATCATAAAGCTGCTGCAGAGTCTCCCACTGTTATAAATGATATCCTGTTTTGAATACATTGGCCACATCAACTGTCTGGTCTCCCTTCTCTGGTACTCTAATCCAGCGTGTCCCTTCTGAATGGATatatgagaggggaggagagtgaccCATTCAAATTTCACCCAGTTTCCAACTGAATTGACCTTTCTGATATTGACATCTGGtacgtaaaaaaaaatattgcatATTGTGTGAACAGTCTAATATTTCTAGCTGTATATCTATACTATGTGTGTGCAATGTAAAAAGATAAAGAGTATAtgtgacagacagagaaagaggcagagatagaaagagagagtgagagaaagtgagagagaaagaggcagagagagggtacggagagaaagagagagaaaggagagagagagaggggagagagaaagagatgctgTGCAGAGCAGGCTGATCACTAGAAATAGACTTCGATTTCAGATGTTTGAAAAGGTCCTGAGAACGCCAATACATGCCGATACATAGCCACACGGAATTGATACCTAAActtgtaaccacacagaattaaccctgcAACCATGCGTAATTAAAACAAATAGTAATACATTGACGTTCAGCCATAATACGTCAAATTTCACAGTGAAACTATGAGATCTTGTTGAAAGAGAAAGCAGTGAGCAGGAGCGTTATCAAAGTGGCTATGCATTTGAATGAGTTTATTGATCCTCCAGCAGATCAATGCTATATTTATAACGTAGGGGAAGGCTGAATCAATGCATACTTAATGATTAAAGAGGCGGGTGGGAGTGGGGCAGGAGGTGGGAGGGGGCCAGCcaggagtggggggtgggggcaATAGAGTAGTACAGGCTTGTTAAATAATTAGCATTTACATTTTCTGTCTACTCAGCACTGGTGGGCATGTGCATTTGAAATGTTTTAGTACAGGGGGTTATATATCATTTACATTATGCCTTATTCACTGAAAAAGACACTGTCAGTCAAAACCCCGTAGGTGATGCATTATGCATGATGTCCAATATGAACCATAACCATGTTCAGTAAACAACTCCTATgaagttacatttaaaaaagataCATGTACTCACTGAAATAGAATAGCCATTCAGGGACATGCATGTAGCAAGGGTCTTAAAAGTAATAATGTGTCCTAAATAAGAATAGGATCAAAAAGAAAACAATTTAAACTTTAACATTCAGTATGGTTAAACAATTTGAATAATTTATAGTTTTAAAGGTCTGTATTTTACCCACACACAAAGCATGAATGCATGCAGCAGATGAGATGACAGCCCCAGTTTGAGAAGGCTGCTCTTGAGGGCTCCATGctctcttctcccctcacagCTACCACGCTCTtcaattagcatttcaattgttttttgtattgttttgtttCTGTCTCTTTTTTTTGCATGGGTACATATGTTCAAAGGGCTA is a window of Oncorhynchus kisutch isolate 150728-3 linkage group LG3, Okis_V2, whole genome shotgun sequence DNA encoding:
- the LOC116360583 gene encoding putative per-hexamer repeat protein 5, coding for MTQEIVWSFDLEVCMVVSLYLPVPQRDGDGARGLRMGPGNGTGSGDGTGPGDGGWGQRMGDGARGRDGVWGQGTGGWGQGTGRGMGPGDGTGQGNGTGDGTRGRDGGRGQGTVRGMGPGDGVWGQGTGRGMRPGDGGWGQGTGDGARGRDGGWRQGTEDGARGRGMGPGDGVWGQGTGPGDGTGDGARGRGMETGDGTGDGARGRDAGWRQGTGRGMGPGDGTGDVARGRDGGRGQGLGRGMGPGDGTGDGARGRDGGWGQGTGWGMGPGDGTGRDGGWGQGMGQGE